Proteins from one Erysipelothrix larvae genomic window:
- a CDS encoding ribonuclease J: MDKIRFFTLGGNDEDGKNISVLELNDDIYVIDAGVRYPEGEFLGVEYIIPDFSYLVARKDRVKGVFLTHAHDDVMGAITFLLKEVKAPVYTTAFTALVLEDKLKEEKIKNIKINRIKRNAHFKVDGRKVFAFGLTHSIQDTIGFAFDTDQGYVIHTAEYVFDFDVRYKSFGSDVSVLAELGKKGVFMMTVESVGAKRPGFTSPSHRISDRIERVFEDTNDRIIISLYDQNIYRLIEVIEMANRFNRKIYFYNENQRKLMRHLEKLRYYNMPAGLELSDRQFSNDMENVLVIVSDVGPNVFRTLNSIAIGGDKRITLRESDTVIIGSPIVPGTEVEAGAMENELFKEGVNIHSLNYKEVYSMHASEEDIKMMLYLLKPKFVVPVKGEFQNLVANANIALDLGIQAKNIVVLDNGQVVTFENGELAGMQELIKLEEVLIDGNDHLDSGGLVLRDRKTLATDGAIIVGMVIDHKTKEILGGPDVQSRGVIYLKDADNIVKEVGAILERTIEQFVKDNKYDNMSARNEARDQISRFMYKETGKRPMILPVIIEINTQ; encoded by the coding sequence ATGGATAAAATTCGTTTTTTTACACTAGGTGGTAATGATGAAGATGGAAAGAATATATCCGTTTTGGAATTAAATGACGATATCTACGTAATTGATGCAGGTGTTCGTTATCCAGAAGGTGAGTTTTTAGGCGTCGAGTATATCATTCCAGATTTTTCATACCTTGTTGCACGCAAAGATCGTGTAAAAGGTGTTTTTCTGACGCATGCGCACGACGATGTAATGGGTGCAATTACTTTTCTATTAAAAGAAGTTAAAGCACCGGTTTATACTACAGCATTTACTGCGCTTGTACTGGAAGATAAACTTAAAGAAGAAAAAATTAAAAATATTAAAATTAATCGGATTAAACGCAATGCCCATTTTAAGGTTGATGGACGAAAGGTGTTTGCTTTTGGGTTAACACACTCCATTCAAGATACCATTGGTTTTGCTTTTGATACTGATCAAGGCTATGTGATTCATACTGCTGAGTATGTATTTGATTTTGATGTACGCTATAAATCATTTGGAAGTGATGTCTCCGTTTTAGCTGAATTAGGCAAAAAAGGTGTATTCATGATGACTGTGGAATCCGTTGGTGCTAAACGTCCAGGATTTACATCTCCAAGTCACCGTATATCCGATCGTATTGAACGCGTATTTGAAGACACTAATGACCGAATCATCATTTCATTGTATGATCAAAATATTTACCGTCTGATTGAAGTTATTGAAATGGCGAACCGTTTTAATCGAAAAATCTACTTCTATAATGAGAATCAGCGGAAACTAATGCGTCATCTTGAAAAGTTGCGCTATTATAACATGCCTGCTGGACTTGAACTTTCTGATCGTCAATTTTCAAATGACATGGAAAATGTTCTTGTCATTGTATCAGATGTTGGACCAAATGTGTTTAGAACCCTAAATAGCATTGCAATCGGTGGAGACAAACGAATCACACTTCGCGAATCAGATACCGTAATTATTGGTTCACCAATTGTACCAGGTACTGAAGTTGAAGCAGGGGCAATGGAAAATGAACTCTTTAAAGAAGGCGTGAACATTCATTCACTAAATTATAAAGAAGTGTACTCAATGCATGCATCAGAAGAAGATATTAAGATGATGTTATACCTTTTAAAACCAAAATTTGTTGTGCCGGTTAAAGGTGAATTCCAAAACCTTGTTGCGAATGCAAACATCGCACTTGACTTAGGAATCCAAGCAAAAAATATTGTTGTACTTGATAATGGTCAAGTTGTGACATTTGAAAATGGTGAACTTGCTGGTATGCAAGAACTCATTAAACTTGAAGAAGTTCTGATTGATGGCAATGACCATTTAGATTCGGGTGGACTTGTCTTACGTGATCGTAAAACACTGGCTACTGATGGCGCAATCATTGTGGGTATGGTTATTGATCATAAAACCAAAGAGATTCTTGGAGGACCAGACGTTCAATCACGCGGTGTTATCTATTTAAAAGATGCAGATAATATTGTGAAAGAAGTTGGCGCAATCCTTGAACGTACGATTGAACAATTTGTAAAAGATAACAAATACGATAACATGAGTGCTCGTAATGAAGCACGTGATCAAATTTCACGATTTATGTATAAAGAAACTGGAAAACGTCCGATGATTCTTCCAGTAATTATCGAGATTAATACTCAGTAG
- a CDS encoding DUF4256 domain-containing protein: MSQKHLSALEKETLIVTLKTRFNAHKERHPSLTWNEVETVLNTHETVLYTLSQMELTQGEPDVVQCDESQDIVFMDCSEESPKGRRNVCYDELARLTRKKFPPETDALTIAKAMGAKLLDEKDYRKLQEVGQFDKKTSSWILTPLPIRDLGGALFCDFRYNTVFVYHNGADSYYSSRGFRVKIVIKRS; the protein is encoded by the coding sequence ATGTCACAAAAACATTTGAGTGCCTTAGAAAAAGAAACACTCATAGTTACACTTAAAACTAGATTTAATGCCCATAAGGAAAGACACCCATCACTTACGTGGAATGAAGTTGAAACAGTCTTAAATACTCATGAAACTGTTTTATACACCTTAAGTCAAATGGAACTGACACAGGGTGAACCAGATGTTGTTCAATGTGATGAATCACAAGATATAGTATTTATGGATTGTTCAGAAGAATCACCAAAGGGAAGAAGAAACGTTTGTTATGATGAGCTGGCGAGACTCACACGAAAGAAGTTTCCACCTGAAACCGATGCACTCACGATTGCTAAAGCGATGGGAGCTAAACTACTTGATGAAAAAGATTACCGGAAGCTTCAAGAAGTAGGGCAGTTTGATAAGAAAACATCGTCGTGGATTTTAACACCACTTCCCATTCGAGACCTAGGTGGAGCGTTGTTTTGTGATTTTAGATATAATACTGTCTTTGTATACCATAATGGTGCGGATTCTTATTATAGTTCACGTGGATTTAGAGTAAAAATTGTAATTAAACGGTCATAG
- a CDS encoding CapA family protein, whose amino-acid sequence MKQRNRWLLPILAILIVVFGGSLTYIALNKNKQPDIVKPTPDPTPEPTPDPVDKVTSVDVLTLGDLLYHQSFLGDPSVDAFSLNFKHMTSYFDASDLVIGNYETTTNPNMQYQGYPLLNTPKEAITAIKNAGIDVLNTNNNHSMDSRLEGVKTTLEHIRAEGLKTVGTNLAGEDKRLDLEINEIKIGILSYSFGYNGFEANLTHEEMTTLLSVIDEGLMKSQIAESKAKNDATLVIMHWGVEYQINANSNQKALAQKLAEWGVDVVIGGHPHVVQETEMIDNTYVIYSLGNFVSNQRYESLKSEPEVTDAYETERGLVAGFTITKDHQSGKVTIDNKTYIPTWVNRYEINGNRYYEVIPTEDYIADSSKFDHITSDLDTRIRKTQQIIMDRVSGS is encoded by the coding sequence ATGAAACAACGCAACCGATGGTTGTTACCGATACTTGCAATTTTGATTGTTGTATTTGGTGGTAGCCTTACTTACATTGCATTAAATAAAAACAAACAACCTGATATTGTTAAACCGACACCTGATCCAACACCTGAACCAACACCAGATCCTGTTGATAAAGTTACAAGTGTGGATGTATTAACACTGGGTGATTTATTATATCATCAGTCATTTCTAGGAGATCCTTCTGTTGATGCATTCTCTTTAAATTTCAAGCATATGACATCGTATTTTGATGCTTCAGACCTTGTAATAGGAAATTATGAGACTACAACAAACCCAAACATGCAATATCAAGGATATCCATTGCTCAACACACCTAAAGAAGCGATTACAGCTATCAAAAACGCAGGTATTGATGTATTAAACACCAACAACAACCACAGCATGGATTCTCGTTTAGAAGGCGTGAAAACAACGCTGGAACACATTCGTGCTGAAGGACTTAAAACTGTTGGAACAAATCTTGCTGGCGAAGACAAACGTCTTGACTTAGAAATCAATGAAATTAAGATTGGAATTCTATCTTATAGCTTTGGTTACAATGGTTTTGAAGCTAACTTGACTCATGAAGAAATGACTACTTTATTATCGGTCATTGATGAAGGTCTTATGAAATCACAGATTGCAGAAAGTAAAGCAAAAAATGATGCAACCTTAGTAATCATGCACTGGGGTGTTGAATATCAAATCAATGCAAATTCAAACCAAAAAGCATTGGCACAGAAACTCGCTGAATGGGGTGTTGATGTTGTTATTGGCGGACACCCACACGTCGTACAAGAAACTGAAATGATTGATAATACTTATGTGATCTATTCATTAGGAAACTTTGTATCCAACCAACGCTATGAATCGCTCAAAAGCGAGCCTGAAGTTACTGATGCATACGAAACAGAACGCGGGCTTGTCGCTGGATTTACAATCACAAAAGACCACCAATCCGGTAAAGTCACAATTGATAACAAAACATACATTCCAACATGGGTGAATCGTTACGAAATTAATGGAAATCGTTATTATGAAGTAATCCCAACTGAAGACTATATTGCAGACTCTAGCAAATTTGATCACATCACAAGTGATTTAGACACTCGTATACGAAAAACACAACAAATTATCATGGACCGTGTCAGTGGTTCTTAA
- a CDS encoding TIGR00282 family metallophosphoesterase — translation MNILFIGDIVGASGRRIVADHLSCLKSKYSIDFTICNGENAAHGKGITRKIYNQFKNLGIDCITLGNHAFAKREIYDFYADTEDLLIPANIEPLDFGKYYKVYKVKDMTLCVVNLYGEAFMNRVGDAPYPYMEHVLEKVQADYYFVDYHAESTSEKQFMATLYKDKIGCLVGTHTHVQTNDARMIGSTAYITDVGMCGAVDSIIGRDFDELYQSMVLGEKTYFKVAEGQSMINAIVVSVDDVTKKSVKIETISFVEAPSV, via the coding sequence ATGAATATTCTCTTTATAGGGGACATAGTAGGAGCAAGTGGTCGGCGTATTGTAGCTGACCATTTGTCTTGCTTAAAAAGCAAGTACAGCATTGATTTCACAATATGCAATGGTGAAAATGCTGCACATGGCAAAGGAATCACGCGAAAAATATACAATCAATTCAAAAATCTGGGTATTGATTGTATTACACTAGGAAATCACGCCTTTGCAAAACGCGAAATTTATGATTTTTATGCAGACACAGAAGATTTACTCATTCCAGCAAATATTGAACCTTTAGATTTTGGTAAATACTATAAAGTTTATAAGGTGAAGGATATGACACTTTGTGTTGTTAATTTGTATGGAGAGGCGTTTATGAATCGGGTAGGGGATGCACCATACCCCTATATGGAACATGTATTGGAAAAGGTTCAAGCTGATTATTATTTTGTTGATTATCACGCTGAGTCAACCAGTGAGAAGCAATTTATGGCGACCTTATACAAAGATAAAATTGGGTGCCTTGTTGGGACACATACGCATGTTCAAACCAATGATGCACGAATGATTGGCAGTACAGCCTATATAACAGATGTTGGAATGTGTGGTGCTGTGGATTCAATTATCGGACGCGATTTTGATGAGCTGTATCAATCGATGGTATTGGGTGAAAAAACATACTTTAAAGTAGCCGAAGGACAATCGATGATCAATGCAATTGTGGTTAGTGTTGATGATGTCACGAAAAAATCAGTGAAAATCGAAACAATTTCATTTGTTGAAGCGCCAAGTGTGTGA
- the rny gene encoding ribonuclease Y encodes MPKELLIGILSALIVLVVTIVITIVMDRLGLNRARMEARNLMNEAQTKADNHVRQATLEAKTQAYEIKLNAEKELKVQRKELQDFENKLGRREDNLSFKDANLVEKEKEISKKQRELESKKASLDKMESVLQERIDVQLAELERVSNMSVDAAKAELFDVVEKQMENETLAYIKEQEEQAHLRAEEISRNIISLAISRYSQDEVVHNTSSVISLPNEEMKGRIIGREGRNIRAFEQATGVDLIIDDTPEVITVSCFDPIRREIAKLSLETLVQDGRIQPGRIEEVVEKVRKDLNQVILKTGQDTLFELGIGKVDKELVAVLGRLKYRYSYGQNALSHSVEVAHLAGMMAAELGLSQKLAKRAGLFHDIGKGLDFEMEGSHVELGVRLAKKCKEHPVVINAIASHHGDTEATSAISVLVAAADALSAARPGARFESFENYIQRLEDLEAIASTKEGVQRVFAISAGRELRVMVVPNEVDDLQTTKLAREIREEIEEQLTYPGQIKVTVIRELRAQELAK; translated from the coding sequence ATGCCAAAAGAATTATTGATTGGCATCTTATCCGCATTGATAGTATTAGTCGTTACAATCGTAATTACAATTGTAATGGATAGACTTGGATTAAATCGTGCACGTATGGAAGCACGTAACCTAATGAACGAAGCACAGACAAAAGCTGATAACCATGTTCGCCAAGCTACTTTAGAAGCGAAGACACAGGCTTATGAGATTAAACTGAATGCAGAAAAAGAACTTAAAGTTCAACGAAAAGAACTACAAGATTTTGAAAATAAACTTGGGAGACGTGAAGATAACCTGAGTTTTAAAGATGCAAATCTAGTTGAAAAAGAAAAAGAAATTAGTAAAAAACAACGTGAATTAGAGTCCAAGAAAGCTTCATTGGATAAGATGGAGAGTGTACTTCAAGAAAGAATTGATGTACAACTTGCAGAATTAGAACGCGTATCAAATATGTCAGTAGACGCTGCAAAAGCAGAATTGTTTGATGTCGTAGAAAAGCAAATGGAAAATGAAACATTAGCTTATATTAAAGAACAAGAAGAACAAGCGCACTTACGTGCAGAAGAAATATCTCGTAATATTATTTCGCTTGCGATTTCTCGTTACTCACAAGATGAAGTAGTCCATAATACATCATCCGTGATTTCGTTACCAAATGAAGAAATGAAGGGTCGGATCATTGGTCGTGAAGGCCGAAATATTCGTGCCTTTGAACAAGCCACAGGTGTTGATTTAATTATTGATGATACTCCTGAAGTAATTACTGTATCCTGTTTTGATCCAATTCGTCGTGAGATTGCGAAGCTTTCACTTGAAACATTAGTTCAAGATGGAAGAATTCAACCCGGACGTATTGAAGAAGTTGTTGAAAAAGTTCGTAAAGACCTAAATCAAGTAATTCTAAAAACAGGACAAGACACACTCTTTGAATTAGGAATTGGTAAAGTTGATAAAGAATTAGTTGCCGTATTAGGGCGATTGAAATACCGTTATTCGTATGGTCAAAATGCGCTTTCGCATTCAGTTGAAGTTGCCCACCTTGCGGGGATGATGGCAGCTGAGCTTGGGTTAAGCCAAAAGCTTGCGAAACGAGCAGGACTTTTCCATGATATTGGTAAAGGACTTGACTTTGAAATGGAAGGAAGCCATGTCGAACTTGGTGTTCGTCTTGCGAAAAAATGTAAAGAACACCCTGTGGTTATCAATGCGATTGCATCACACCACGGTGATACAGAAGCAACTAGCGCAATTTCTGTGCTTGTAGCTGCTGCGGATGCACTAAGTGCTGCAAGACCTGGTGCACGATTTGAATCCTTTGAAAACTATATTCAACGTCTTGAAGATCTTGAAGCAATCGCAAGCACCAAAGAAGGTGTTCAACGCGTATTCGCAATTTCAGCTGGACGTGAACTTCGTGTTATGGTTGTTCCAAACGAAGTCGATGATTTACAAACAACAAAACTTGCACGAGAAATTCGTGAAGAAATCGAAGAACAATTGACATACCCAGGTCAAATCAAAGTTACTGTGATTCGTGAATTACGAGCACAGGAACTCGCAAAATAA
- a CDS encoding helix-turn-helix domain-containing protein — protein MNIPLEFHIKRKLKMLNTLYYSQDPFTLSDLAKKLDTSESTLKNDLQKCNLIGEDGCIVTNIDKDTRMSLHNTIMTDSLFGKVFRLLLMNNGKQAHYYSSQLSMSRANFYKQVILLNNALCRYGGKIAVNDGYHIFATHEMRFRIFVFFYLVATHTESSDELISLYSPISRILNKNQLHFAHVEDTELWEDTYQCALFSIFVIRQSDPVTKCEVLDYEAQSKKVKLTKGDLSLLQSELPNVTKQTVIEALIQYRDMIESSKSLVSKKKMKEILDQYETQCSLCFKESLSAQQLDTLRQIMSIGVYLYELFPFNISGLSLTISDFFREFTMINDELIQNFDHFLSIASKNLNVDLSLYRNLLFYWVVINVGDFLFIPKKKILFLSRYYNQHLQFTNDKLVELLRIMKIDPEIVIAHENDYKHELRKNKYDLIMSDTMIDNDPKIIHFPFSNGVLVVASLFNQLSEIKNNELCKEIFD, from the coding sequence ATGAATATCCCCCTAGAATTTCATATTAAGCGAAAGCTGAAGATGTTGAACACACTCTATTATTCTCAAGATCCATTTACGTTGTCAGACCTGGCGAAGAAACTGGACACATCAGAATCAACATTAAAAAACGACTTGCAAAAATGTAACCTAATTGGTGAAGATGGATGCATCGTAACAAATATTGATAAAGATACACGCATGTCGCTTCACAACACCATCATGACGGATTCGTTATTTGGTAAGGTGTTTCGATTGCTCTTAATGAATAATGGAAAACAAGCACATTACTACAGCAGTCAACTTTCAATGAGCCGTGCTAACTTCTACAAACAGGTGATTCTATTGAATAATGCATTATGTCGCTACGGAGGTAAAATCGCTGTGAATGATGGTTACCATATATTCGCAACACATGAAATGCGTTTTCGTATCTTTGTTTTCTTTTATCTTGTGGCAACGCATACTGAGAGTAGTGATGAATTAATTTCATTATACAGTCCAATTTCACGAATACTCAATAAAAACCAATTGCATTTTGCGCATGTTGAAGATACTGAATTGTGGGAAGATACGTATCAGTGTGCACTGTTTTCCATTTTTGTTATTCGCCAATCAGATCCGGTTACAAAGTGTGAAGTGCTTGATTATGAAGCCCAATCCAAGAAAGTAAAACTTACAAAAGGGGATTTAAGCTTGCTTCAATCTGAGTTACCAAATGTTACAAAACAAACAGTAATTGAAGCGCTTATTCAATATCGTGACATGATTGAAAGTTCAAAATCGCTTGTTTCTAAGAAAAAGATGAAAGAAATTCTTGACCAGTATGAGACACAGTGTTCGCTTTGTTTTAAAGAGTCATTATCTGCACAACAACTTGATACATTACGACAAATTATGTCTATAGGTGTATACCTATATGAATTGTTTCCGTTTAATATCAGTGGTCTTTCACTCACAATTTCAGATTTCTTTAGAGAGTTTACAATGATTAATGACGAACTCATTCAAAATTTTGATCACTTTTTATCAATAGCATCTAAAAATCTGAACGTAGATCTATCGTTGTATCGTAATTTATTGTTTTACTGGGTAGTCATTAATGTGGGTGATTTTCTATTCATTCCAAAAAAGAAGATCTTATTTTTGAGTCGTTATTACAACCAACACCTTCAGTTTACAAATGATAAACTGGTTGAGTTATTGCGAATTATGAAAATTGATCCAGAAATTGTAATTGCACATGAGAATGATTATAAGCATGAACTCAGAAAAAATAAGTATGATCTCATTATGAGTGATACCATGATCGATAACGACCCGAAAATTATTCATTTCCCGTTTAGTAATGGTGTTTTGGTGGTTGCTTCGTTGTTTAATCAATTGAGTGAAATTAAAAATAATGAGCTGTGCAAAGAGATCTTTGATTAA